Within Rissa tridactyla isolate bRisTri1 chromosome 4, bRisTri1.patW.cur.20221130, whole genome shotgun sequence, the genomic segment TGGAGTCCCGGCCTCCATTTTAAGGAAGGCGGCCCGTCCTCTTAGCCCCCTCCCGCGGGGGCCGGTGCCGGTGGGCGTCACCGCCCGCTTACAAACAACCGGGCGGAAGGAGGGAGGAACGGAGGGAAACTGGAGCAGCAACTCACCGGGTCGGGCGTCTCCACCACGTCCTTGACGGCGCCCCCCATgcagggcaggcacagccccaTGGCGAGCCCCACCGCCGGCAGGGCCGGCCAGCGTtggcgaggaggcggcggccgcggccccggccccgcccgtgGCCCCCGCCAGGCGCCGCGCTCCGGTAGGGCCCGCCCCGTCATGGGGCTGGCGGCCCGGCGTGTCGCCGGGGGCGGGCATGGCTGGCC encodes:
- the SVIP gene encoding small VCP/p97-interacting protein, whose translation is MTGRALPERGAWRGPRAGPGPRPPPPRQRWPALPAVGLAMGLCLPCMGGAVKDVVETPDPEIKRRQLAEAAERRQMEASSRGIKNVYSVEQKKKKQEEIEKRIAASGSGGEGGLRWQVG